A single genomic interval of Alteromonas sp. BL110 harbors:
- a CDS encoding peptide ABC transporter ATP-binding protein, translating into MPMLDIKNLTLEMQNGDSTIKALDKVNLTVSSGEIRALVGESGSGKSLIVSAICGALPNQWNLTADRMSWNGENLLGMSVRQRREVMRREIAVVFQNPQAALDPSATLGEQLEESIPDEFVEGSWFWQRAQHRKKIAISTVHKVGIKHHKHYLSAFPHQIPADIGQKFMIAMAVVSQPKLLIADDPTRGMEPTTKTQILKLFTRLNQTRSLSILFVSHDLLAIASMSHSMTVLYAGQTVESGKMKHIKKRPLHPYTKALLDSAPSFRKDLPPKSALPTLSGSIPTLQHLPIGCRLGPRCPRAQRACVQTPAVRKIHDHNYSCHYPLHMEKL; encoded by the coding sequence AGAAATGCAGAACGGTGACAGCACCATAAAAGCGTTGGATAAGGTAAATTTGACAGTGAGCTCAGGCGAGATTCGTGCTCTGGTGGGCGAATCAGGTTCTGGTAAAAGCCTTATTGTATCCGCGATCTGCGGAGCGCTTCCAAACCAGTGGAATTTAACCGCCGACCGCATGAGCTGGAATGGTGAAAACCTATTAGGTATGTCAGTTCGACAGCGCCGCGAAGTAATGCGTCGTGAAATTGCTGTGGTTTTTCAAAACCCGCAAGCGGCACTTGACCCGTCGGCCACTTTAGGTGAACAGCTTGAAGAAAGCATTCCTGATGAATTTGTTGAAGGTAGCTGGTTTTGGCAACGTGCGCAGCACAGAAAAAAGATAGCAATAAGCACTGTACATAAGGTGGGAATAAAGCACCACAAGCATTACTTAAGTGCATTCCCTCACCAAATTCCCGCTGATATTGGACAAAAGTTCATGATAGCGATGGCGGTAGTGTCTCAACCCAAATTACTTATCGCAGATGATCCCACTCGAGGCATGGAGCCCACAACTAAGACGCAGATCCTAAAACTTTTTACGCGTCTTAATCAAACTCGCTCGCTATCGATATTGTTTGTCAGTCATGATTTGCTTGCCATCGCGAGTATGTCACATTCAATGACAGTGCTTTACGCGGGGCAAACTGTGGAATCGGGAAAGATGAAGCACATTAAAAAGCGCCCTCTTCACCCTTACACTAAAGCGCTATTAGATAGTGCGCCAAGCTTCAGAAAAGACTTACCGCCTAAGTCTGCGTTACCTACGTTAAGCGGCTCTATACCAACGCTACAACATTTGCCTATTGGTTGTCGTCTAGGCCCCCGTTGTCCTCGGGCTCAACGCGCCTGTGTGCAAACACCCGCCGTACGCAAAATTCATGATCATAACTACAGCTGTCATTACCCGCTACATATGGAGAAGCTGTAA